In Chanodichthys erythropterus isolate Z2021 chromosome 11, ASM2448905v1, whole genome shotgun sequence, a single window of DNA contains:
- the dnaja2a gene encoding dnaJ homolog subfamily A member 2a, whose translation MSNVADTKLYDILGVSPSATENELKKAYRKLAKEYHPDKNPNAGDKFKEISFAYEVLTNPEKRDLYDRYGEQGLREGGCGGGGMDDIFSHIFGGGLFGFMGGQGRSRNGGRRRGEDMVHPLKVSLEDVYNGKTTKLQLSKNVLCSTCNGQGGKSGAVQKCTACRGRGMRIMIRQLAPGMVQQMQSVCTDCNGEGEVISEKDRCKKCEGKKVIKEVKILEVHVDKGMKHGQKITFGGEADQAPGLEPGDIVLVLQEKEHETYRREGNDLHMTHKIGLVEALCGFHFTLKHLDGRQIVVKYPAGKIIEPGSVRVVRGEGMPQYRNPFEKGDLFIKFDVQFPDNNWLSPEKLTELEDLLPTRADAPVISGDAEEVDLQEFDMSQSSSGGHRREAYNDSSDEEGGHHGPGVQCAHQ comes from the exons ATGTCCAACGTCGCCGATACCAAACTATACGACATTCTCGGGGTCTCCCCCTCGGCCACCGAAAACGAACTGAAAAAG GCTTATCGGAAATTAGCAAAGGAATATCACCCTGACAAAAACCCAAATGCTGGAGACAAG ttcaAAGAGATTAGCTTTGCATATGAAGTACTAACTAACCCAGAGAAGAGAGATTTGTACGACCGTTATGGGGAACAGGGTCTGCGAGAAGGTGGCTGTGGAGGAGGTGGGATGGATGACATCTTTTCCCATATTTTTGGCGGTGGTCTGTTTGGCTTTATGGGAGGACAGGGTCGGAGCAGGAACGGAGGGCGGCGGAGAGGGGAAGATATGGTCCACCCCCTGAA GGTGTCCCTTGAAGATGTGTACAATGGAAAAACAACCAAATTACAGCTGAGCAAGAATGTTCTGTGTAGCACTTGTAATGg TCAAGGTGGGAAGTCTGGTGCGGTCCAGAAGTGCACAGCCTGCAGGGGGCGTGGTATGCGCATTATGATCAGACAGCTGGCTCCTGGCATGGTCCAACAGATGCAGTCAGTGTGCACTGACTGTAATGGTGAAG GTGAGGTGATCAGCGAGAAGGATCGCTGCAAAAAGTGTGAGGGGAAGAAGGTAATTAAAGAAGTGAAGATTCTGGAGGTGCATGTGGATAAAGGTATGAAGCATGGACAGAAGATCACCTTTGGCGGCGAAGCTGACCAGGCACCTGGATTAGAACCTGGAGACATTGTCTTGGTCCTGCAGGAAAAGGAACATGAG ACGTACAGAAGAGAGGGCAACGACTTGCACATGACCCATAAGATCGGCCTTGTTGAAGCACTTTGTGGTTTCCATTTCACATTGAAACACTTAGATGGTAGACAGATTGTGGTGAAATACCCAGCTGGCAAAATCATTGAGCCAG gttcagtcagagttgttagAGGAGAGGGTATGCCACAGTACCGTAACCCCTTCGAGAAGGGTGACCTGTTCATCAAGTTTGACGTGCAATTTCCAGACAACAATTGGTTAAGCCCAGAGAAGCTGACG GAGTTGGAGGACTTGCTGCCTACACGGGCCGATGCGCCAGTCATCTCTGGAGACGCAGAGGAGGTGGACCTGCAGGAGTTCGACATGAGCCAGAGCTCCTCCGGTGGTCACCGCCGTGAAGCGTACAACGACAGCTCAGATGAAGAAGGAGGACATCACGGGCCTGGCGTGCAGTGTGCCCATCAGTAA
- the gpt2 gene encoding alanine aminotransferase 2, producing the protein MYRLQLLAARSLIAGALDQCTPLTLTSLTGVRHKSQGPSVEKYGQMRFSTAEAKVAAGRLDGKMREKTLTMDTLNPQVKAVEYAVRGPIVIKAGEIERFLEEGGTKPFSEVIKANIGDAHAMGQQPITFLRQVVALCTFPELMDSPSFPEDAKRRARHILQGCGGHSLGSYSASQGVEYIRKDIATYIEQRDEGVPSNWENIYLTAGASDGIMTILRLLVSGKDSSRTGVMIPIPQYPLYSAAISEMDAVQVNYYLDEDNCWALDINELYRSYQAAKQHCQPRVICIINPGNPTGQVQSKKCIEEVLHFAYEENLFVMSDEVYQENVYAPDCQFHSFKKVLYEMGPEYFNNVELASFHSTSKGYTGECGFRGGYMEVINMDPEVKAQLVKLLSVRLCPPLAGQAAMDVIVNPPQPDEPSFRQFYQEKSSVLGALAEKAKLTEQILNSVPGIKCNPVQGAMYAFPRIFIPPKAVEEAKALGMQPDMLYCLRLLEEMGICVVPGSGFGQKDGTYHFRMTILPSREKLKVLLGKVRDFHISFLKEYSTVE; encoded by the exons ATGTATCGCTTGCAGTTACTGGCAGCTCGGTCATTAATCGCCGGAGCTCTCGATCAGTGTACCCCCTTAACACTGACATCTCTTACCGGGGTGAGACACAAATCTCAAGGTCCGTCCGTGGAGAAGTACGGTCAGATGCGCTTCAGCACCGCCGAGGCTAAAGTGGCTGCTGGGCGTCTGGACGGAAAGATGCGGGAGAAGACACTGACCATGGACACACTGAACCCGCAGGTGAAAGCTGTGGAGTACGCCGTGAGAGGACCCATAGTCATCAAAGCTGGAGAGATTGAGAGATTCTTGGAGGAG GGTGGTACAAAACCCTTCTCTGAGGTCATCAAAGCCAACATCGGGGATGCACATGCCATGGGACAGCAACCAATCACCTTCCTCAGACAG GTGGTGGCTCTCTGTACATTCCCTGAGCTGATGGACAGCCCCAGTTTCCCAGAGGATGCGAAACGGAGAGCACGACATATCCTGCAGGGCTGCGGGGGACACAGTCTCG GGTCATATAGTGCAAGCCAGGGTGTAGAGTACATCCGCAAAGACATTGCCACATACATAGAGCAGCGAGATGAAGGAGTTCCTTCAAACTGGGAAAACATTTACCTCACCGCTGGAGCTAGTGATGGCATTATG ACTATTCTGCGGTTGCTGGTGTCTGGGAAAGACTCTTCTCGGACCGGTGTAATGATCCCCATTCCTCAGTATCCGCTTTACTCCGCGGCAATCTCAGAgatggatgcagtacaggtcaacTACTACTTGGATGAGGATAACTGCTGGGCCCTGGACATCAATGAACTTTACAGATCCTATCAGGCTGCCAAACAGCACTGCCAGCCTCGAGTCATTTGCATCATTAACCCTGGCAATCCTACGG GTCAGGTCCAAAGTAAAAAATGCATTGAAGAAGTCTTGCACTTTGCTTATGAGGAGAATCTCTTTGTTATGTCAGATGAG GTGTATCAGGAAAATGTGTATGCTCCTGACTGTCAGTTCCACTCCTTCAAGAAGGTGCTATATGAGATGGGTCCTGAGTACTTCAACAATGTGGAGCTTGCCTCCTTCCATTCCACTTCCAAAGGCTACACGGGAGA GTGTGGCTTCAGGGGTGGATATATGGAGGTGATCAACATGGATCCTGAGGTCAAGGCCCAGCTGGTGAAGCTTTTATCAGTTCGACTGTGCCCCCCCCTGGCTGGCCAGGCTGCAATGGATGTCATCGTCAATCCTCCACAACCAGACGAGCCCTCCTTCAGACAGTTCTACCAG GAGAAATCGTCAGTGCTGGGTGCTTTAGCAGAAAAAGCTAAGCTAACTGAGCAGATCCTGAATTCAGTTCCAGGAATCAAGTGTAATCCCGTCCAGGGGGCCATGTACGCCTTCCCTCGCATCTTTATCCCTCCTAAGGCAGTGGAGGAAGCCAAG GCTCTAGGAATGCAGCCTGACATGCTGTACTGCCTGAGGTTGCTGGAGGAGATGGGGATCTGTGTTGTTCCTGGTAGTGGCTTTGGGCAGAAAGATGGAACTTATCATTTCAG AATGACAATCTTGCCATCCAGAGAGAAACTAAAGGTACTTCTTGGCAAAGTGCGAGATTTCCACATCAGTTTCCTGAAAGAGTATTCTACTGTGGAGTAA